GGGACTCAATCCGCTGGTCCCGCTGTTCTTGGCCCCGGCGTTCGTCATCATGGGTTACGTGGTCGCGTACCCGATGCTGCGGACGTTTTGGCTGTCGCTCTTGCACGTGGAACTCGTCGATCCCGATCACCAGGCGTTCGTCGGCCTCGGGAACTTTCTGGCGCTTGCGCACGACACGACGTTTTGGCAGTCACTCGCCAGAACATTGGTTTTCACGTCGATCTCGGTCGTGGTCAGTTTCATGTTCGGGTTGGGCTTTGCGTTGCTGGCCGACGGCTTGCCGGGACGCCTCGCTGCCGCCCGTGGCTTGCTGTTGGTCCCGTGGGTCACGCCGGCTGTGGTGGTCGGGTTCCTCTTTCTGTACATGTTTGACCAGGAGGTCGGTGTGGTGAACCTCCTGCTCTTGCATCTGCACGTGATCCCGCATCGGCTGGCGTGGTTGTCCGACGCGAACCTGGCATTGGCCGCGGTGATCATCGCCAACGTCTGGTCGCAAACGCCGTTCTTTGTCTTGATGTTCACCGCCGGACTGACCGCGATCCCGACCACGCAACGGGAAGCCATTCGGATCGACGGCGCGAGGGGCTGGGAGGAGTTCTGGCATTTGATCGTCCCGTATCTCCACCATATTATGGTGATCGCCTCGTTGATCGGGATCATCAATAATTTCAGCAGTTTCACGGTGATCTGGACCTTGACTCAGGGGGGTCCGGTCTACGCCACCACGACTCTAGCGGTCCAA
The bacterium genome window above contains:
- a CDS encoding sugar ABC transporter permease; the encoded protein is MSRRRGLNPLVPLFLAPAFVIMGYVVAYPMLRTFWLSLLHVELVDPDHQAFVGLGNFLALAHDTTFWQSLARTLVFTSISVVVSFMFGLGFALLADGLPGRLAAARGLLLVPWVTPAVVVGFLFLYMFDQEVGVVNLLLLHLHVIPHRLAWLSDANLALAAVIIANVWSQTPFFVLMFTAGLTAIPTTQREAIRIDGARGWEEFWHLIVPYLHHIMVIASLIGIINNFSSFTVIWTLTQGGPVYATTTLAVQIYRVAFQQFKFGYGAAMGVVWMLVLLALSVVYIRTLQREALT